The Verrucomicrobium spinosum DSM 4136 = JCM 18804 genome includes a region encoding these proteins:
- a CDS encoding MBL fold metallo-hydrolase, with the protein MPPSFTRRRFLSTTAAATGTLSRMTTAPAAQTAAASGAHPHLCITCGSQFSPTDGPPKECPICLDERQYVGANGQEWNTLETMKQRGAWKNIIRELEPGLHGIGTEPKFGIGQRALLVQRPQGNILWDCISYLDEATISAVKKLGGISAIAISHPHYYSSMAEWSRAFGNVPIHLHEADRQWVMRPDAGVNYQFWKGETKKLGEDLTLINTGGHFDGFQVLHWSNGAQGQGAILSGDQPQVAADRKWVSFMYSYPNFIPLDAPAIRRITDALDPYPYEHLYGAFWPSIVSQSAKERVRLSAKRYLKAIGA; encoded by the coding sequence ATGCCCCCCTCCTTTACCCGCCGCCGTTTCCTCTCGACAACCGCCGCCGCTACCGGCACGCTTTCCCGGATGACAACAGCACCGGCTGCTCAAACTGCCGCAGCGAGCGGAGCGCATCCGCACCTGTGCATCACCTGTGGATCCCAGTTCTCCCCCACAGACGGACCGCCCAAGGAATGCCCCATCTGCCTGGACGAACGCCAGTATGTAGGAGCCAATGGCCAGGAGTGGAACACCCTGGAGACGATGAAACAACGGGGCGCCTGGAAGAACATCATCCGGGAACTCGAGCCAGGGCTGCACGGGATTGGCACCGAGCCAAAGTTCGGGATCGGTCAGCGGGCCTTGCTGGTACAGCGCCCCCAGGGCAACATCCTGTGGGACTGCATCAGCTATCTGGACGAGGCCACAATCTCAGCCGTGAAGAAGCTGGGAGGCATCTCAGCGATCGCGATTTCCCACCCGCACTACTACAGCAGCATGGCCGAGTGGAGCCGGGCTTTTGGCAACGTGCCCATCCATCTGCACGAGGCGGACCGGCAGTGGGTCATGCGGCCGGATGCTGGGGTGAACTACCAGTTCTGGAAGGGCGAGACGAAGAAGCTGGGGGAGGATCTCACACTGATCAACACCGGCGGGCACTTCGACGGGTTTCAAGTGCTGCACTGGAGCAATGGCGCACAGGGCCAAGGGGCGATCTTGAGCGGAGACCAGCCGCAGGTGGCGGCTGATCGCAAGTGGGTGAGCTTCATGTACAGCTATCCCAATTTCATTCCTCTAGACGCTCCTGCCATCCGCCGCATCACGGATGCCCTGGATCCGTACCCTTATGAGCACCTCTACGGGGCCTTCTGGCCGAGCATCGTGAGCCAATCTGCCAAGGAGAGGGTCCGCCTTTCGGCAAAGCGGTATCTAAAGGCCATCGGCGCGTAA
- a CDS encoding sulfatase family protein, with translation MNPSLYCLYFVLGLAMFSVASPLPGQTAPSAPEPAETPASRTASTSAPEPASAPSTQPSAGPTLPPSPPQGEAPSPAPLPPAAPAMPNLLFVLCDDLRWDHLGCAGHPNLKTPHIDRLAKEGVHFKNAFCTTSLCSPSRASILSGMYAHKHGVRDNFTEFPSNIASLPQRLQEAGYDTAYIGKWHMGEDNDEKRPHFNYWASHKGQGKYFDTEFNIEGERKVLPGYYTTSVTQLATDYIKKSHDKPWCLMLGHKAPHSFYTPEEKYAHTFDDIRVPYPKSAFNLKDKPRWYRDRLNTWHGIYGPLFEWRKEFPNNKPEGVKDFENMIHGYWGVILSVDDSIGALTKQLEESGQLNNTVVVFMGDNGLLNGENGMVDKRAMHDASIRIPLIVRYPGLVPTDKSKAVSQQVLTLDLAPSLLELCHAAPLTEAQGKSWVKLVKSGDKSWRTAWFYEYNYEKQFPYTPNVRGIRTANWKYIHYPHGDDSEDRHMAELYNLKTDPGENHNLINLVAHDARKRELQVQLAVLMDEAGLKEDKMPIDEGVKKELPEAKIR, from the coding sequence ATGAACCCGTCGTTATACTGCCTCTATTTCGTGCTTGGACTTGCGATGTTCTCCGTCGCGAGCCCCCTACCCGGCCAGACCGCTCCGTCCGCCCCGGAACCTGCCGAGACTCCGGCATCTCGCACGGCCTCAACTTCCGCTCCTGAGCCAGCTTCTGCTCCGTCCACCCAGCCCTCCGCCGGGCCGACTTTGCCCCCTTCCCCACCCCAGGGCGAAGCCCCCTCTCCCGCCCCACTGCCGCCTGCTGCTCCCGCCATGCCCAATCTCCTGTTTGTCCTCTGCGATGATCTGCGCTGGGATCACCTGGGCTGCGCGGGCCATCCCAACCTGAAAACGCCCCACATCGACCGCCTGGCCAAGGAGGGCGTGCATTTCAAGAACGCCTTCTGCACCACGTCCCTCTGCTCCCCCAGCCGCGCCTCCATCCTCAGCGGCATGTACGCACACAAGCATGGCGTCCGGGACAACTTCACCGAGTTCCCCTCCAACATCGCCAGCCTGCCCCAGCGTCTTCAAGAGGCAGGCTATGACACCGCCTACATCGGCAAGTGGCACATGGGCGAGGACAACGACGAAAAACGCCCGCACTTCAACTACTGGGCGTCGCACAAAGGCCAGGGGAAGTATTTCGATACCGAGTTCAATATCGAGGGGGAACGCAAGGTATTGCCCGGCTACTACACCACCAGCGTCACCCAACTGGCCACCGACTACATCAAAAAGTCGCATGACAAACCTTGGTGCCTCATGCTCGGCCACAAGGCACCGCACAGTTTCTACACGCCTGAGGAGAAGTACGCCCACACCTTTGACGACATCCGCGTCCCCTACCCCAAAAGCGCCTTCAATCTGAAAGACAAGCCCCGCTGGTACCGCGACCGCCTCAATACCTGGCACGGCATCTACGGCCCGCTCTTCGAGTGGCGCAAGGAGTTCCCCAATAACAAACCTGAAGGAGTCAAAGACTTCGAAAACATGATCCACGGCTACTGGGGGGTGATCCTGAGCGTGGACGACAGCATTGGCGCACTCACGAAGCAACTGGAGGAGAGCGGCCAGCTCAACAATACCGTGGTGGTCTTCATGGGCGACAACGGTCTGCTCAATGGCGAGAACGGCATGGTGGACAAACGGGCGATGCACGACGCCAGCATCCGCATCCCCCTGATTGTCCGGTACCCAGGCCTCGTCCCCACGGACAAGTCCAAGGCTGTGTCCCAGCAGGTGCTGACCCTGGACCTCGCCCCCAGTCTCCTCGAACTCTGCCACGCCGCCCCGCTGACCGAGGCCCAGGGCAAATCCTGGGTAAAGCTGGTCAAGTCAGGAGACAAGTCCTGGCGCACCGCGTGGTTCTATGAATATAACTACGAGAAACAGTTCCCCTATACACCCAACGTCAGGGGCATCCGCACTGCCAACTGGAAGTACATCCACTACCCCCATGGCGATGACTCCGAAGATCGCCACATGGCCGAGCTCTACAATCTGAAAACCGATCCCGGCGAGAACCACAACCTCATCAACCTTGTCGCCCACGACGCCAGGAAGCGGGAACTGCAGGTCCAGCTTGCCGTACTGATGGACGAAGCCGGATTGAAAGAAGACAAAATGCCGATCGATGAAGGCGTAAAGAAGGAGTTGCCCGAGGCAAAAATCCGGTAG
- a CDS encoding GNAT family N-acetyltransferase, with amino-acid sequence MSNPATFTLRPATREDAAAFLDLVEALAQFEKLEPPDHAARTRLIEDAFGPLPRFEPWLAFVPDQAAPVAYAIFLETYSSFLARPTLYIEDIFVDAPFRKQGIGGGLLRKAVELAAERACGRVEWTALDWNVNAQRVYEEKLGARRLSEWFLYRMTTKEMNTFLAPRPAQSE; translated from the coding sequence ATGAGCAACCCCGCCACCTTCACCCTGCGTCCCGCCACCCGGGAGGATGCCGCGGCATTTCTCGACCTTGTGGAAGCACTCGCGCAGTTTGAGAAACTGGAGCCACCAGATCACGCCGCACGTACACGGCTGATCGAGGACGCCTTTGGCCCCCTCCCCCGTTTTGAGCCCTGGCTCGCCTTTGTGCCCGATCAGGCCGCACCCGTCGCTTACGCGATCTTTCTGGAGACCTACTCCAGCTTCCTCGCCCGACCCACCCTCTACATTGAGGACATCTTTGTGGATGCCCCTTTCAGGAAGCAGGGCATTGGGGGCGGGCTGCTCCGCAAGGCCGTGGAACTGGCCGCTGAGCGAGCGTGCGGGCGTGTCGAGTGGACGGCGCTGGACTGGAATGTAAATGCCCAGCGCGTGTATGAAGAGAAGCTCGGGGCCCGTCGCCTGAGCGAATGGTTCTTGTACCGCATGACGACGAAGGAGATGAACACCTTTCTGGCCCCACGTCCGGCACAGAGTGAATAG
- a CDS encoding GNAT family N-acetyltransferase, translating to MKETYSLFEGLEHVDFARVHEWLSGSYWTPGIGRDRIEHASRHSALVLSACTTSGIQAGFLRVVSDKARFAYLCDVWVDTPHRGQGLARRMVQHALEHPDFATVSTWTLGTKDAQQVYVGLGFRDITEPGAYPYTFMVRRTA from the coding sequence ATGAAAGAAACCTACTCCCTTTTTGAAGGTCTGGAGCACGTGGATTTCGCCCGGGTGCACGAATGGCTGTCCGGTTCCTATTGGACACCAGGCATAGGCCGGGACCGCATCGAGCACGCCTCGCGGCACTCGGCACTGGTGCTGAGTGCCTGCACCACCTCCGGCATCCAGGCGGGATTCCTGCGAGTCGTGTCCGACAAGGCCCGCTTCGCCTACCTTTGCGACGTCTGGGTGGACACTCCTCATCGAGGTCAGGGACTCGCCAGACGCATGGTGCAACATGCTCTGGAGCACCCAGATTTCGCCACCGTGAGCACCTGGACGCTCGGAACCAAAGACGCCCAACAGGTGTATGTTGGACTGGGCTTCCGCGACATCACGGAGCCCGGGGCCTACCCGTACACCTTCATGGTCCGCCGCACGGCGTGA
- a CDS encoding FHA domain-containing protein: MAKLIFILDDEQEIEVPLPQQVTVGRQEGNDVVVDDPRISARHAVVVRDRNGNYEVRDLGSKAGTYINGVRQERHLLHPGDKLSFGPLKCIFLMEETERPVNRQRPGGSGGHPVLTGILESTSVRPHAEQDGPRLTGNAFGSSAGEGKSPAPVPGNSGMVVTPRLMQPHSSVTSPRSPYDDPLDKKAAGGAGKPSASKGTGGVLKSFLRSVGAIRHEEQESAEDKNRNTVSPRQAPPSRDDERAGSQPVVRPVSGDQTGHVSHHQQQPTPISQRSAAQGRDTGSGVKPLAGINKGPQPRDVGLGAGGEGAPQSELIERVPVYTYAVQPKARPSAPMDEDARRREDEVPPVPVPSQEIPRPTQLLVPPAQSYYPQQPLPPQPLAPAPGQGGVPSSLSPLPPMPAGMVRPPLPPLPALPATLKQGLPELPLTPVLPSTGLNPPGGNTSPAGQSPGALPATGRAAGSGFKVRISPSSGTGSSSPAPAPLPSPVPLDSPIASAATPAPVPVAPPVQAQSRPVVAPPATTAPAPVENKTKPPERPAHPQAGEPVSVLPTPGALHKPTVAHLAPETVEEPKPSLPPEAAVKQVVAHPVQTDEVLPDVSAKVESEQQAKAASYLAAPVISVPKEEPDRVDKVAKSGPSTADAVEGLPPKVGPVIAEVPEESSPDTPTVSAEKVEAVEHAKAAKAWGVETSSPLASVQTPSPAPAENLAPEGTPAAAAPVAQHQPEKASSPAPAMSASPVAAAPLSSSTAASAPVAEGAGKATEVAPEAKPAPAAAGQNAEPTAAEQPQFPLSTMDADRAHVSQLVKDLEGKQSNLMQSLRALTDRKHATQAEMERMMNEVRRSVTELEGLKNQILARQEELRAIDRETESRRAHLTQLTAEQQRLAPMTTALQQAEVRHNELVVILHALVEQRQAREADLQRAAEDLQQRSQMVSRLQAEQQRLSHVTAALIEGEGRYSEMVVALQTLAEQHDVTQNHLKTASEEVRLKAERVSQLSEQDEWYVQSISHRQSELAEAEQKLTQTLEAITQGVARHEELVRGLENLDVACGKRQLELQQLADAAAASTQDLEAIRAKVQNTEGQLRDTDGRLRTTEGTLRGIELDIQSRQKVLDKLGVDEKRLQAELEALKERELAFQGAANDAEAKHAGWLTAIQGLGLQHDQKQAEIQRLHNASEAALRELEAMTANKEQMSVHLLSLLKEQEAIDSRLTHMRKQSDDAEARVASLKALVEKREDEARERQQVLAELEIKRKGLEERIEALNGTEEKLLAAKQQLKETEQAQVRVGDELTDVNNRLQTGKGEATELESRISELQNRLESLHVEITESRAGLARDQKTHEDFQSAASEARSKQESYREALDKQLETLRADLAKESQKLAETMSQREELDRQCAELIETTAKLAETKASLQRSEAKKTELDSLNRELEGKRDSLEQIVGGLHGDEESTKGRLEVLRTREKDLRQVLDELADRERNERERFEALRRLTAEADKEHNEQRESLLAKLDGKRRELADLEMKLTPLREWKECMDIRYARLASLPEDSDAARELWREIEGEKSNLRNLIVGSPGGSRGVSLSEAVLRGLSAPSQQGGVASDNVPHTDEAVGALDGDESRRSGGMSARKGRFASGAGSADEMMTSEERSNVGQTGTGAMHSGTGQEMALKARLNRLRESVQREATRLEFLRQERAREELRTKGGSTGEPMLREQERQLETKIRREEEKFATVQRKLELAEVEEEKRRERITEMERKLAELKSAIIDAERDRGAARHHAEIAQAEQKAQEENLKRLNDNSGTGTEETSVLAALIGGKKSRGPSNLKPMGTPKE, from the coding sequence ATGGCGAAACTGATCTTCATCCTCGACGACGAACAGGAAATCGAAGTCCCCCTGCCTCAGCAGGTGACAGTCGGCCGCCAGGAGGGAAACGATGTTGTTGTGGATGATCCGCGAATTTCCGCGCGTCATGCTGTCGTGGTGAGGGATCGCAACGGGAACTACGAGGTGCGAGATCTGGGCTCCAAGGCAGGCACGTACATCAATGGCGTGCGCCAGGAGCGGCACCTCCTCCACCCGGGAGACAAGCTCAGCTTCGGGCCACTGAAGTGCATCTTCCTCATGGAGGAAACGGAGCGCCCCGTGAATCGTCAGCGGCCCGGTGGCTCGGGGGGGCACCCGGTGCTCACCGGCATACTGGAGTCCACCTCCGTGCGGCCTCACGCCGAGCAGGATGGTCCCCGACTGACTGGCAACGCCTTTGGCTCCAGTGCTGGCGAAGGGAAATCGCCGGCGCCAGTCCCGGGTAACTCAGGCATGGTGGTGACACCGCGCCTCATGCAGCCTCATTCCAGCGTCACTTCCCCCCGCTCGCCTTACGATGATCCGCTGGATAAAAAAGCGGCGGGAGGGGCTGGCAAACCTTCTGCGAGCAAGGGCACCGGCGGGGTTTTGAAGTCCTTTTTGCGCAGTGTCGGCGCCATCCGCCACGAAGAGCAGGAGTCTGCTGAAGATAAAAACCGTAATACAGTGAGCCCCCGTCAGGCACCGCCGTCGCGTGATGACGAGCGTGCTGGCAGCCAGCCTGTGGTGAGGCCAGTCAGCGGGGACCAGACCGGACATGTCTCTCATCATCAGCAGCAGCCAACGCCTATCTCTCAGCGCAGTGCCGCGCAAGGGCGGGACACTGGCAGTGGTGTGAAGCCACTGGCCGGGATCAACAAAGGGCCGCAACCGAGGGATGTCGGCCTTGGTGCGGGCGGCGAGGGAGCTCCCCAATCTGAGCTGATCGAGCGCGTGCCGGTTTACACCTATGCGGTGCAGCCCAAGGCGCGCCCTAGTGCTCCTATGGATGAGGATGCCCGCCGTCGTGAAGACGAGGTGCCCCCAGTACCTGTCCCGAGCCAGGAGATCCCTCGTCCGACCCAGCTTTTGGTTCCACCAGCGCAGTCGTACTATCCCCAGCAACCTTTGCCGCCGCAGCCACTTGCCCCAGCACCGGGGCAGGGGGGGGTGCCGTCATCGCTTTCTCCACTACCGCCCATGCCAGCGGGCATGGTGCGTCCGCCCTTGCCTCCGCTGCCAGCTCTGCCAGCGACCTTGAAGCAGGGGCTGCCTGAGCTTCCATTGACTCCGGTGCTGCCCTCCACGGGCCTTAATCCACCTGGCGGCAATACGAGCCCGGCTGGTCAGAGTCCAGGAGCGTTGCCCGCCACGGGAAGGGCGGCTGGCAGTGGATTCAAGGTCCGCATTTCGCCATCCTCCGGAACGGGGAGCTCCTCCCCTGCGCCCGCTCCCTTGCCTAGTCCCGTTCCTCTCGATTCGCCCATTGCATCTGCCGCCACTCCTGCACCGGTCCCTGTAGCGCCGCCAGTCCAGGCTCAGTCGCGCCCAGTCGTGGCACCACCCGCAACAACGGCACCCGCGCCGGTAGAGAACAAGACCAAGCCACCTGAACGCCCCGCCCATCCGCAGGCAGGTGAACCCGTTTCAGTCCTTCCAACTCCTGGCGCGCTCCATAAGCCGACCGTCGCCCACCTGGCTCCTGAAACGGTTGAGGAGCCAAAACCCTCCCTGCCTCCAGAGGCTGCTGTGAAGCAAGTCGTAGCGCATCCAGTTCAGACGGATGAGGTTCTGCCTGACGTTTCAGCCAAGGTCGAATCTGAACAACAGGCAAAAGCAGCTTCCTACCTCGCCGCCCCGGTGATCTCCGTTCCGAAGGAAGAGCCTGACCGAGTTGACAAAGTAGCGAAATCTGGGCCCTCGACGGCCGATGCTGTAGAAGGCCTTCCGCCGAAGGTTGGGCCAGTGATCGCAGAGGTTCCAGAGGAATCTTCGCCAGATACACCGACCGTGTCCGCAGAAAAGGTAGAGGCTGTTGAGCATGCCAAAGCGGCAAAAGCCTGGGGCGTCGAGACATCCAGTCCTCTCGCCAGTGTTCAGACCCCGAGTCCAGCACCAGCGGAAAATCTTGCACCGGAGGGTACACCTGCTGCCGCAGCCCCCGTCGCACAACACCAGCCGGAAAAAGCATCGTCCCCGGCACCCGCCATGTCAGCTTCTCCCGTTGCGGCAGCGCCACTTTCTTCTTCCACAGCTGCATCGGCTCCCGTGGCGGAAGGCGCAGGCAAGGCAACAGAGGTGGCTCCCGAGGCGAAACCTGCCCCAGCAGCGGCTGGGCAGAATGCAGAACCAACGGCAGCAGAACAACCCCAGTTCCCCCTCTCCACCATGGATGCCGATCGCGCGCATGTTTCCCAACTCGTCAAAGACCTTGAGGGCAAGCAGAGCAATCTGATGCAGTCCCTCAGGGCTCTGACTGACAGGAAACACGCCACCCAGGCGGAGATGGAGCGGATGATGAATGAGGTCCGCCGCTCGGTGACCGAGTTGGAAGGGCTCAAGAATCAGATCCTGGCCCGCCAAGAAGAGCTGCGCGCCATTGACCGGGAAACGGAGTCCCGGCGTGCCCATCTCACCCAGCTTACTGCTGAGCAGCAGCGTCTGGCTCCCATGACGACGGCCCTACAGCAAGCAGAGGTCCGGCACAACGAACTTGTCGTCATCCTGCATGCTTTGGTTGAGCAACGTCAGGCGAGAGAGGCTGATCTGCAGCGCGCCGCAGAAGATCTGCAACAGCGCTCGCAGATGGTCTCCCGCCTCCAGGCGGAGCAGCAGCGCCTGTCTCACGTGACTGCGGCCCTCATTGAAGGGGAAGGGCGCTATAGTGAGATGGTGGTTGCGCTGCAGACTCTCGCCGAGCAGCACGACGTCACTCAAAATCACCTGAAAACTGCCTCAGAAGAGGTGCGGCTGAAGGCGGAGCGAGTCTCCCAGTTGTCCGAGCAGGACGAGTGGTACGTGCAGTCGATTTCTCATCGCCAGTCTGAACTGGCTGAGGCAGAGCAGAAGCTCACGCAGACGCTCGAAGCGATCACCCAAGGGGTGGCTCGCCACGAGGAGTTGGTGCGTGGGTTGGAGAACCTGGACGTCGCCTGTGGCAAAAGGCAGCTTGAGTTGCAGCAGCTCGCCGACGCGGCAGCAGCCTCCACCCAGGATCTTGAGGCGATCCGAGCCAAAGTTCAGAACACAGAAGGCCAGTTGCGAGACACCGATGGGCGACTTCGGACGACCGAGGGCACCCTCCGGGGCATTGAACTCGACATTCAGTCCAGGCAGAAGGTTCTCGACAAATTGGGTGTGGATGAAAAGCGCCTGCAGGCCGAGTTGGAGGCTCTCAAGGAGCGCGAACTCGCCTTCCAGGGGGCTGCCAACGACGCCGAGGCCAAACACGCCGGATGGCTGACGGCCATTCAGGGGCTCGGGCTCCAGCACGATCAGAAACAAGCTGAGATCCAACGTCTGCACAACGCCTCTGAGGCTGCCCTGCGGGAGTTGGAGGCCATGACGGCGAACAAGGAGCAGATGTCTGTGCACCTGCTCAGTCTGCTGAAAGAGCAGGAGGCCATTGACTCCCGCCTCACGCACATGCGCAAGCAGTCGGACGACGCTGAAGCGCGCGTGGCCTCACTGAAGGCCCTGGTGGAGAAGCGTGAGGATGAGGCTCGTGAGCGCCAGCAGGTGCTGGCCGAGCTGGAGATCAAACGAAAAGGGCTTGAAGAGCGCATCGAAGCGTTGAACGGGACCGAGGAAAAGCTTCTCGCCGCCAAGCAGCAGCTCAAGGAAACCGAACAGGCTCAGGTGCGGGTAGGGGATGAGTTGACGGACGTCAACAACCGTCTCCAGACTGGTAAGGGAGAGGCGACGGAGCTCGAGTCGCGCATCAGCGAACTGCAGAACAGACTGGAGAGTCTGCATGTGGAGATCACGGAATCTCGTGCCGGGCTGGCACGTGACCAGAAGACACACGAGGACTTCCAGTCTGCGGCGTCCGAGGCACGCTCGAAACAGGAGAGCTACCGAGAGGCGCTGGACAAGCAGCTTGAGACCCTGCGAGCAGATCTTGCCAAGGAGAGCCAGAAGCTGGCCGAAACCATGTCCCAGCGCGAGGAACTGGACCGCCAGTGTGCAGAGCTGATTGAGACGACCGCCAAACTCGCGGAAACAAAGGCCTCCCTGCAGCGCAGCGAGGCAAAGAAGACGGAACTTGACTCCTTGAATCGGGAACTCGAGGGCAAGCGCGACAGTCTGGAGCAGATCGTGGGAGGTCTCCATGGAGATGAGGAAAGCACGAAAGGTCGCCTGGAAGTGTTGCGCACTCGTGAGAAGGATCTGCGTCAGGTTCTGGATGAGCTGGCGGACCGGGAGCGCAATGAGCGTGAGCGTTTTGAAGCCCTGCGCCGTCTTACCGCAGAGGCTGACAAGGAGCACAATGAGCAACGGGAGAGCCTGCTGGCCAAGCTGGACGGCAAACGTCGCGAGCTTGCTGATCTGGAAATGAAGCTGACACCCCTGCGGGAGTGGAAGGAGTGCATGGATATTCGCTATGCCCGCCTGGCCTCACTGCCGGAGGATTCAGATGCGGCCCGCGAACTCTGGCGCGAAATCGAAGGTGAGAAATCCAATCTTCGCAATCTGATTGTCGGGTCCCCAGGAGGCTCCCGCGGCGTGAGCCTGAGTGAAGCGGTGCTGCGTGGGCTCAGCGCTCCCAGTCAGCAGGGGGGCGTTGCCTCAGATAACGTGCCGCACACGGACGAAGCTGTGGGCGCACTGGATGGCGATGAGTCGCGGAGATCGGGCGGCATGTCAGCCCGCAAAGGGCGGTTCGCCAGCGGCGCTGGTAGTGCTGATGAAATGATGACGTCCGAAGAGCGGAGCAATGTGGGGCAAACTGGCACGGGTGCCATGCATTCCGGCACGGGTCAGGAGATGGCACTTAAAGCTCGCCTCAATCGCTTGCGCGAAAGTGTGCAGCGTGAGGCCACCCGCCTGGAATTTCTGCGTCAGGAGCGCGCCCGTGAGGAGCTGCGTACGAAGGGGGGATCCACGGGCGAACCCATGCTGCGTGAGCAGGAGCGCCAGTTGGAAACCAAGATCCGTCGCGAAGAGGAGAAATTTGCCACAGTGCAGCGCAAGCTGGAACTCGCCGAGGTGGAGGAAGAGAAACGTCGCGAACGCATCACCGAAATGGAGCGCAAGCTGGCGGAACTCAAGTCTGCCATCATCGATGCAGAACGTGATCGAGGCGCAGCCCGTCATCACGCCGAAATTGCTCAGGCCGAACAGAAGGCGCAGGAGGAGAATCTGAAACGTCTCAACGACAATTCAGGGACGGGCACCGAAGAAACGAGCGTTCTTGCCGCCCTCATCGGTGGTAAAAAGAGCCGTGGCCCCTCGAACCTGAAGCCCATGGGAACGCCGAAGGAGTAG
- a CDS encoding LamG-like jellyroll fold domain-containing protein, whose amino-acid sequence MKSPTLLLLPIIHSITLLVGASQEASAQSPAAVSERSPMPSVPDLAALRPHIVLAASFDHGVDADHAAGDGRVFHASTATRLDKQPGLPVEGWVQRLPDGGRSGGMLAFTRKMKPVVFFEGGPNIAHSPSNWHGTVSFWLKLDPEKDLEPGYCDPLQLVGQAWDAGHMFAEFSKDHTPRRFRFAIRPVKQLWNPANVKWEDSTEKPRLMSECLAPPFRRDRWTHVVMTFTGVNVKGKEAEGVLYLDGKEVGRFRREQILDWEAARSALTIGVSYVGGFDELLVLNRALTPNEVVALHQSTDSVAELARK is encoded by the coding sequence ATGAAAAGCCCGACGCTCTTGTTGCTCCCGATCATCCATTCCATCACTCTGCTGGTCGGAGCCTCGCAAGAAGCGAGCGCACAGTCTCCGGCGGCGGTCTCTGAACGCTCGCCAATGCCTTCCGTGCCGGACCTTGCGGCCTTGAGACCGCACATCGTCCTTGCAGCCTCATTCGACCATGGCGTGGATGCTGATCATGCCGCGGGAGATGGCAGGGTCTTCCATGCCAGTACGGCGACCCGGCTCGACAAGCAGCCCGGGCTGCCTGTCGAGGGATGGGTCCAACGTCTGCCAGATGGCGGTCGCTCGGGTGGGATGCTGGCCTTCACCAGGAAGATGAAGCCTGTCGTCTTCTTTGAGGGCGGACCCAACATCGCGCACAGCCCATCCAACTGGCATGGCACAGTCTCCTTCTGGCTGAAGCTTGATCCAGAAAAGGACTTGGAGCCTGGCTATTGTGATCCTCTCCAACTGGTGGGGCAGGCGTGGGACGCTGGTCACATGTTTGCCGAGTTCAGCAAAGATCACACTCCGCGGCGGTTTCGGTTTGCCATTCGGCCAGTCAAGCAGCTCTGGAATCCCGCCAACGTGAAGTGGGAGGACTCGACAGAGAAGCCGCGACTGATGTCTGAATGTCTGGCCCCTCCTTTTCGTAGGGATCGATGGACCCATGTGGTGATGACCTTCACGGGCGTAAATGTGAAAGGCAAGGAAGCGGAGGGAGTGCTCTATCTGGATGGGAAGGAAGTCGGTCGTTTCCGACGTGAACAGATCCTCGACTGGGAGGCCGCCCGTAGTGCCCTCACCATCGGGGTCAGTTATGTCGGAGGATTCGACGAATTGCTCGTGCTCAATCGCGCCCTCACTCCAAACGAGGTGGTGGCGTTGCACCAGTCAACAGACTCGGTCGCAGAGCTTGCTCGCAAGTAG
- the rpsI gene encoding 30S ribosomal protein S9, with amino-acid sequence MSTTSFDATGRRKNAVARIHLKNGSGTITVNGRPLDDYFPTVSLQNQLLAPLQLTNSAQSYDINVRADGGGVTGQMGAIRMGIARALILANAENRGVLKQNGMLTRDSRMKERKKPGRPGARKRFQFSKR; translated from the coding sequence ATGAGCACCACTTCGTTTGACGCCACCGGCCGCCGCAAGAACGCCGTCGCCCGGATCCATCTCAAGAATGGCAGCGGCACCATCACCGTGAATGGCCGTCCCCTTGACGACTATTTCCCTACGGTCAGCCTTCAGAACCAGCTTCTCGCTCCCCTTCAGCTCACCAACTCGGCTCAGAGTTATGACATCAACGTCCGTGCGGACGGTGGTGGCGTGACCGGCCAGATGGGTGCCATCCGCATGGGCATCGCCCGTGCACTGATCCTTGCGAACGCCGAGAACCGCGGTGTCCTCAAGCAGAATGGCATGCTGACCCGTGACTCCCGTATGAAAGAACGTAAGAAGCCCGGTCGCCCAGGTGCCCGCAAGCGCTTCCAGTTCTCCAAGCGTTAA
- the rplM gene encoding 50S ribosomal protein L13, with protein MKTFSAKAEEVERKWWVIDAKDQVLGRVAVTAANILRGKNKPIFTSHVDTGDHVVIINAEHVRLTGKKETDKVYTSFSGYVGGHHSTNPERLRQKHPELMLEKAIKGMIPHNRLGRAVYTKLKVYKGDKHPHEAQRPVALQLA; from the coding sequence ATGAAAACGTTTTCCGCCAAAGCCGAAGAAGTCGAGCGCAAGTGGTGGGTCATTGACGCCAAAGACCAAGTGCTCGGACGAGTGGCGGTGACCGCAGCAAATATCCTTCGCGGCAAGAACAAGCCCATTTTCACCTCCCATGTGGATACTGGCGACCATGTGGTGATCATCAATGCGGAGCACGTGCGCCTCACTGGCAAAAAAGAAACCGACAAGGTGTACACCTCCTTCTCTGGTTATGTCGGTGGCCATCACAGCACCAATCCTGAGCGCCTGCGTCAGAAGCATCCAGAACTGATGCTTGAAAAGGCCATCAAGGGCATGATTCCCCACAACCGTCTTGGCCGCGCTGTTTACACGAAGCTCAAGGTTTACAAGGGTGACAAGCACCCCCATGAAGCCCAGCGCCCGGTAGCCCTTCAACTGGCCTAA